The Heteronotia binoei isolate CCM8104 ecotype False Entrance Well chromosome 14, APGP_CSIRO_Hbin_v1, whole genome shotgun sequence genome has a window encoding:
- the LOC132582549 gene encoding C-signal-like: protein MLQAESVLVTGSNRGIGLEIVRQLVGKIHRIFATCRDPEGPRAQELRSLAAKHQGVEIIPLDINDPSSIEKAAAKVTELLQGAGLNLLINNAGIVKPSSLESETAENMAEVYKTNVIGPMLVSQAFLPLLRKASQKSPQKGMGCSKAAIVNLSSEGGSITNILGWSIGHVMNYRCSKAALNMLSRCQGLGFAEDGILCIALHPGWVQTDMGNMPGQLAPMTVDASVRAILDTLGRLTEKDSGTFVNWEGVVVPW, encoded by the exons ATGCTGCAAGCAGAGAGCGTCTTGGTGACGGGGTCCAACCGAGGGATTGGCTTGGAGATTGTCAGGCAGCTGGTGGGGAAAATCCATCGGATCTTTGCCACCTGCCGGGACCCGGAGGGACCACGTGCCCAG GAGCTGAGGAGCCTGGCTGCCAAGCACCAAGGAGTGGAGATCATCCCTCTGG ATATTAATGATCCATCCAGCATTGagaaagctgctgccaaagtTACTGAACTCCTCCAAGGAGCTGGGCTGAATCTCTTGATCAACAATGCTGGGATCGTAAAGCCAAGCAGTCTGGAATCGGAGACAGCAGAGAATATGGCCGAGGTGTACAAAACCAACGTGATAGGGCCCATGCTGGTGAGCCAG GCATTCCTGCCCTTGCTGAGAAAGGCATCCCAGAAAAGCCCCCAGAAAGGGATGGGCTGCAGCAAAGCCGCCATTGTCAATTTGTCCAGCGAAGGAGGCTCCATCACCAATATCCTCGGATGGAGTATCGGACATGTTATGAATTACCGCTGCAGCAAG GCTGCTCTGAACATGCTCAGCCGGTGCCAGGGCCTGGGATTTGCAGAAGACGGGATCCTGTGCATTGCGTTACACCCTGGATGGGTGCAGACAGACATGGGAAATATGCCG GGACAACTAGCCCCAATGACAGTGGATGCAAGTGTGCGAGCCATCCTGGACACCTTGGGCCGTCTCACTGAGAAAGACAGTGGCACTTTTGTGAACTGGGAGGGGGTCGTTGTGCCTTGGTGA